The Luteibacter flocculans genomic interval CGAGAACATCCGCGTGCCCTATTACGGCACCGACACCCCTCTCTCGCAGGTCGCCAACGTGACCACGCCGGATGCGCGCTCGCTGTCCGTGAAGCCGTTCGACAAGAGCATGGTCGGCCCGATCGAGAAGGCCATCATGGCGTCCGATCTGGGCATCACGCCGACCACGATGGGCATGGACATCCGCCTGAACTTCCCGCCGCCGACGGAGGAGCGCCGCAAGGAACTCGCCAAGAGCGTGGCGAAGGAAGGCGAGCAGGCCAAGATCGCCATCCGCAACGTGCGCCGCGATGCCGTGCAGCACGTCGCCAAGCTGCTCAAGGACAAGGAAATCACCGAGGACGACCAGAAGCGCGCCGACGACGACATCCAGAAGCTCACGGACAAATACGTGAAGCTGGTCGACGACGTGGTCAAGGAAAAGGAAAAGGAGCTGATGGCGCTCTGACGCGCCATCGGAACCGTCCCATGGCAGCGAGGCCCGACGCCCGGGTACCCCGCCACCTCGCCATCGTGATGGATGGCAACGGCCGCTGGGCGAAGCAGCGCTTTCGCCCGCGCACGTTCGGTCACCATGCCGGCCAAAAGGCCGTTCGCGAGGCCGTGGAATTCTGCCTGCGCCAGGGCATCGCGTCGCTGACGCTGTTCGCCTTCTCCAGCGAGAACTGGCAACGGCCGCCCGGCGAGGTATCCGCCCTGATGGAGTTGTTCCTGAAAGCGATCGACCGCGAGGTGGACGAGCTTCACGGCAACGGCGTGCGCATTCGCTTCGTGGGCGATCTGGAACCCTTCGCGCCCGAACTGCGCGAGCGCATGGAAGCCGCCATGGCGCGCACCGAGAACAACGCCGCGCTCAACATGAACGTGGCAGTGAACTACGGCGGTCGCTGGGATATCGCGCGCGCCGCACGCCTCGCGGCAGAAGCGGCAGCTCGCGGCGAATTCGCCATCGGCGATATCGACGAACAGCGCCTGCACGGTTATACCTGCCTGGCCGACCAGCCGCCGCTGGACCTGTTCATCCGCACCGGCGGCGAGCGCCGGGTAAGCAACTTCCTGCTCTGGCAGATCGCCTATGCCGAGCTCTACTTCACCGACACCCTGTGGCCCGACGTCGACCAGGCCTGCCTTGCCGAGGCCCTGGACGACTATGCCCGCCGCGA includes:
- the frr gene encoding ribosome recycling factor; this translates as MINDIKKDAETRMGKSIDSLKHDLKTIRTGRANPSILENIRVPYYGTDTPLSQVANVTTPDARSLSVKPFDKSMVGPIEKAIMASDLGITPTTMGMDIRLNFPPPTEERRKELAKSVAKEGEQAKIAIRNVRRDAVQHVAKLLKDKEITEDDQKRADDDIQKLTDKYVKLVDDVVKEKEKELMAL
- the uppS gene encoding polyprenyl diphosphate synthase, whose amino-acid sequence is MAARPDARVPRHLAIVMDGNGRWAKQRFRPRTFGHHAGQKAVREAVEFCLRQGIASLTLFAFSSENWQRPPGEVSALMELFLKAIDREVDELHGNGVRIRFVGDLEPFAPELRERMEAAMARTENNAALNMNVAVNYGGRWDIARAARLAAEAAARGEFAIGDIDEQRLHGYTCLADQPPLDLFIRTGGERRVSNFLLWQIAYAELYFTDTLWPDVDQACLAEALDDYARRERRFGRTGEQVAG